A genomic region of Azoarcus sp. KH32C contains the following coding sequences:
- a CDS encoding response regulator, whose amino-acid sequence MPIAATGARLRGDRLVIELVVVALCAVGIVALWLDNRRLRGALRAAQDEAPAQVDPAAGAAFFSAVSHELHGPLNTVIGFSRLMLESATLDAGPRRSVECIQGAGERMLALVDDLIELARIEAGCLPLADEEVRVQSLVEDVVANLRAVAEGHGVTLAVDVIGPDWVRCDRGKLRRVLQALTVDAIGRTPAGGQVTVAAHARPASEGQVPMQFSIADSGPGLTSEALMALFAPFSSAGSQMPLQGAGLAMTLGQRYLRLMGGEIVIDRQAANGNALAFDLSLPLCEAPAAIAPQPAAPQVEPFATGRGRKILVADDAPEGRLLLCCVLEPSGVEVVEAENGAVAVTQWQRHRPDLILMDARMPELDGFEATRRIRRADPAVPIVLLSGTGGDDVREKAQAAGAVDFLTKPLDEQALYAVLERYLGIRAGGEASPGAETGSPPQPEAPAPTVSAKALAGLPPAALDALYAAVQEVNGTKVEAVLATIGPDQAGLVAALAVMTADFRFQEVWTLIEAARAEQDMARRAATPDVPAAR is encoded by the coding sequence TTGCCGATTGCCGCAACGGGCGCGCGCTTGCGCGGGGATCGCCTCGTGATCGAGCTGGTCGTCGTCGCCCTGTGCGCAGTCGGCATCGTCGCCTTGTGGCTCGACAACCGCCGGCTCCGGGGGGCGCTGCGTGCGGCGCAGGACGAAGCCCCCGCGCAAGTCGATCCCGCTGCCGGGGCCGCCTTCTTCTCCGCCGTCAGTCACGAACTGCACGGGCCACTCAACACCGTGATCGGTTTTTCGCGCCTGATGCTCGAGTCGGCGACGCTCGACGCCGGGCCGCGGCGCAGCGTCGAATGCATCCAGGGGGCGGGCGAACGCATGCTTGCGCTGGTCGATGATCTCATCGAATTGGCGCGGATCGAGGCAGGCTGTCTGCCGCTCGCTGACGAGGAGGTTCGAGTGCAGAGCCTCGTCGAAGACGTGGTCGCGAATCTGCGCGCCGTCGCGGAAGGCCATGGCGTGACGCTGGCCGTCGATGTCATCGGGCCGGATTGGGTCCGTTGCGATCGCGGAAAGCTCCGGCGGGTGCTGCAGGCGCTGACCGTGGATGCGATCGGCCGCACTCCTGCCGGCGGGCAGGTGACCGTGGCCGCGCACGCGAGGCCGGCCTCCGAGGGGCAGGTGCCGATGCAATTCAGCATCGCCGACTCCGGCCCGGGGCTAACGTCCGAAGCGCTGATGGCGCTCTTCGCGCCCTTCAGCTCTGCCGGCAGCCAGATGCCTCTGCAGGGCGCCGGCCTGGCAATGACGCTGGGTCAGCGCTATCTGCGCCTGATGGGCGGGGAGATCGTCATCGATCGCCAGGCGGCCAACGGCAACGCGCTCGCATTCGATCTCTCGCTGCCGCTCTGCGAGGCGCCAGCCGCCATCGCGCCGCAACCCGCTGCGCCGCAAGTCGAGCCGTTTGCGACTGGCCGCGGCCGGAAGATCCTCGTGGCCGACGATGCGCCGGAAGGCCGCCTGCTGCTGTGCTGTGTGCTGGAGCCGTCCGGCGTCGAGGTCGTCGAGGCCGAGAACGGCGCCGTCGCCGTCACCCAATGGCAGCGACACCGCCCGGACCTGATCCTGATGGACGCGCGCATGCCCGAGCTCGACGGCTTCGAGGCCACGCGTCGCATCCGCAGGGCCGACCCCGCCGTGCCGATCGTGCTGCTCTCCGGGACCGGTGGCGACGACGTGCGCGAAAAGGCGCAGGCCGCGGGCGCCGTCGACTTCCTCACGAAACCGCTCGACGAGCAGGCGCTGTATGCCGTGCTGGAAAGGTATCTCGGCATCCGCGCCGGGGGCGAGGCATCGCCGGGCGCGGAAACCGGCTCCCCGCCGCAGCCGGAAGCACCTGCGCCGACCGTGAGCGCCAAGGCGCTCGCCGGCCTGCCGCCCGCGGCGCTCGATGCGCTATACGCCGCCGTGCAGGAGGTCAACGGCACCAAGGTCGAAGCGGTGCTCGCGACGATCGGGCCGGATCAGGCGGGGTTGGTCGCAGCGCTCGCTGTGATGACCGCAGACTTCCGTTTCCAAGAGGTGTGGACGCTGATCGAGGCGGCCCGCGCGGAGCAGGACATGGCCCGCCGCGCCGCGACCCCGGACGTGCCGGCCGCCCGCTGA
- a CDS encoding fimbria/pilus outer membrane usher protein: MSSVVLAMSGPATADDSVPAPGAAASMAPRLRAPYVEAWLAVRINGGLQDLPTRVVLGDAGRVFATAADLSRWRLRLPDVPPLAFKGKEYFPLDAVPGLDHRIDEREQALVLDGRPEAFALTTIAPRRAGLNVNDPGAIGGFLNYDLLGVAQDGRHGFDGLLEAGLSSPAGFGSSTFLGHAGEGPGRFLRLETAWTRDDTEAYTTTTFGDSIGRPGAWGRAVRFGGLQWGTNFATRPDFVPFPLPTLRGEAAVPSTVDLYVDNALRMSRSVPYGPFEIPRAPLVTGDGQVRLVMRDVMGKEVVVTQPYYVSASLLQAGLHDYTYEAGFQRRRFAVQSNDYGDFFVAGTHRTGLSDQLTTEFRGELLAKQQTVGIAANYLIPSLGVISASTAASHSELGEGGFLSLGIERQGRPLSFGVEARRATPRFAQLGGAPDYRVPTGVQLARASFAADHAGSFFVSYLRQTDRVLGETKLLTSGYSVSLPGNVHLSLFGLRTLGGDRSYAIGLNVTYVLGAQTTASAGWNRDGSGSASSLQLQQSLPPGSGVGYRVAAEAGANARTNAALLLRNEVGTYSLEAVCSAGSTSYRVGASGGVAIVDGKAYPSRRIDDAFALVQVGDYDDVDIYLDNQPMARTREGYALVTGLRPYQSNSITIRPEDLPLDAEVGALRMSLSLSRHSAGMVRFPVRAVRGALLRIVLEDGSPMPAGATLTPEGGTDVFPVGLRGEAYVKGLGKESRFEARWKGRSCMVEVTMPKNAGPLPVIGPLTCSGVRI, translated from the coding sequence ATGAGCAGCGTGGTGCTGGCGATGAGTGGTCCTGCGACGGCCGACGACAGTGTCCCGGCTCCGGGCGCTGCGGCGTCGATGGCGCCGCGGCTGCGCGCTCCCTACGTCGAGGCCTGGCTCGCGGTGCGGATCAACGGCGGCCTGCAGGATCTGCCCACGCGCGTGGTGCTCGGCGACGCGGGCCGTGTGTTCGCGACCGCCGCCGACCTTTCGCGCTGGCGCCTGCGTTTGCCGGACGTGCCGCCGCTCGCGTTCAAGGGCAAGGAGTATTTCCCGCTCGACGCCGTGCCCGGCCTCGACCATCGCATCGACGAACGCGAACAGGCGCTGGTGCTCGACGGCCGTCCGGAAGCCTTCGCGCTGACGACGATCGCACCGCGCCGCGCCGGCCTCAACGTGAACGACCCCGGCGCGATCGGCGGCTTCCTCAACTACGACCTGCTCGGCGTCGCGCAAGACGGCCGTCATGGCTTCGACGGCCTGCTGGAGGCCGGCCTGTCGAGCCCGGCCGGTTTCGGCTCCTCGACCTTTCTCGGCCACGCCGGCGAGGGGCCGGGCCGCTTCCTGCGCCTGGAGACCGCCTGGACGCGGGACGACACCGAGGCCTACACGACCACGACCTTCGGCGACAGCATCGGCCGGCCGGGGGCCTGGGGGCGGGCGGTGCGCTTCGGCGGCTTGCAATGGGGCACGAACTTCGCGACGCGCCCGGACTTCGTGCCCTTTCCGCTGCCGACGCTCCGTGGTGAGGCGGCCGTGCCCTCGACCGTCGATCTCTACGTCGACAACGCCTTGCGCATGAGCCGCAGCGTCCCCTACGGCCCCTTCGAGATCCCGCGCGCCCCGCTCGTCACCGGCGACGGCCAGGTCCGGCTCGTCATGCGCGACGTGATGGGCAAGGAAGTCGTCGTCACGCAGCCCTATTACGTCAGCGCCAGCCTGCTGCAGGCCGGCCTCCACGACTATACCTACGAGGCCGGATTCCAGCGGCGGCGCTTTGCTGTGCAGAGCAACGACTACGGCGACTTCTTCGTCGCCGGCACCCACCGCACGGGCTTGAGCGACCAATTGACGACCGAATTCCGCGGCGAGCTGCTGGCGAAGCAGCAGACGGTCGGCATCGCGGCCAACTACCTGATCCCGTCGCTCGGCGTGATCTCCGCCTCCACGGCGGCGAGCCATAGCGAGCTGGGCGAAGGGGGCTTCCTGTCGCTGGGCATCGAACGCCAGGGACGGCCGCTGAGTTTTGGCGTGGAGGCGCGGCGGGCGACGCCGCGCTTCGCGCAGCTCGGCGGGGCGCCGGACTATCGCGTGCCGACCGGCGTCCAGCTCGCGCGCGCAAGCTTTGCCGCGGATCACGCGGGGTCGTTCTTCGTCAGTTATCTGCGGCAGACCGACCGCGTGCTGGGCGAAACCAAGCTCCTCACGTCGGGTTACTCCGTGAGCCTGCCCGGCAACGTGCATCTGTCGCTGTTCGGGCTGCGCACGCTCGGCGGGGATCGCAGCTACGCCATCGGGCTCAACGTCACCTACGTCCTCGGCGCGCAGACCACGGCGAGTGCCGGCTGGAACCGCGACGGCTCCGGCAGCGCCTCGTCGCTGCAGTTGCAGCAGAGCCTGCCGCCCGGCAGCGGCGTCGGATACCGCGTCGCGGCCGAGGCCGGGGCGAACGCGCGGACCAATGCCGCGCTGCTGCTGCGTAACGAGGTCGGCACCTACAGCCTCGAGGCCGTGTGCTCGGCCGGTTCGACGAGCTACCGCGTGGGCGCGAGCGGAGGCGTCGCCATTGTCGACGGCAAGGCCTACCCGTCGCGCCGCATCGACGACGCCTTCGCCCTGGTGCAGGTCGGCGACTACGACGACGTCGATATCTACCTCGACAACCAGCCCATGGCGCGCACCCGCGAGGGCTATGCGCTCGTCACCGGGCTGCGCCCGTATCAAAGCAACAGCATCACGATCCGGCCCGAGGATCTGCCGCTCGACGCCGAGGTCGGTGCGCTGCGCATGAGCCTGTCGCTGTCGCGGCACAGCGCCGGCATGGTCAGGTTCCCGGTGCGCGCGGTGCGCGGAGCCTTGCTCCGCATCGTGCTGGAGGACGGTTCGCCGATGCCGGCCGGCGCGACGCTGACGCCCGAGGGCGGAACGGATGTCTTCCCGGTCGGCTTGCGCGGCGAGGCCTACGTCAAGGGACTCGGCAAGGAAAGCCGCTTCGAGGCGCGCTGGAAGGGCCGCAGCTGCATGGTCGAGGTGACGATGCCGAAGAATGCCGGCCCCTTGCCCGTGATCGGGCCGCTGACGTGCAGCGGGGTGCGGATATGA
- a CDS encoding HD domain-containing phosphohydrolase has protein sequence MSKRLEHDPRPHLLVVDDQPDSLLILEELLGEHYEVHTATGGARALQYVAEGGRADLILLDAVMPELHGFEVCRRLKAAPPSRDIPVLFLSSLDGAADEAEGLAAGAGDFIHKPFSLPVVLARVRNHLEFARATRLLRKRNEYLERVVAERSAQVMRTKQEIIAVQDATISAFCALAEARDNETGNHIRRTQNYVGALARQLQHHPRFRHELDDEAIMLLFKSAPLHDIGKVAIPESILNKPGKLTDEEWVVMRRHPEYGRDAIDRAAEEFGDAETSFLRYAREIAYCHHERWDGTGYPQGLAGEAIPLSARLMAVADVYDALISKRVYKPEYSHENALSIIVEGRGTHFDPAVVDALLEIRLEFRAIARKFRD, from the coding sequence ATGAGCAAGCGACTTGAGCATGACCCCCGGCCGCATCTGTTAGTCGTCGACGACCAGCCGGACAGCCTGCTGATTCTCGAGGAACTCCTCGGGGAGCACTACGAGGTGCATACGGCAACGGGCGGCGCGCGGGCGCTTCAATACGTCGCCGAAGGCGGCCGCGCCGACCTGATCCTGCTCGATGCCGTGATGCCCGAACTCCATGGCTTCGAGGTCTGCCGGCGCCTCAAGGCCGCGCCGCCGAGCCGCGACATCCCGGTGCTTTTCCTGAGCAGCCTCGACGGCGCTGCGGACGAGGCCGAAGGACTGGCCGCCGGCGCCGGAGACTTCATCCACAAGCCGTTCTCCCTGCCGGTCGTGCTGGCCCGCGTGCGCAACCACCTCGAGTTCGCCCGTGCCACGCGCCTGCTGCGAAAGCGCAACGAGTATCTGGAGCGCGTCGTGGCCGAACGGTCCGCTCAGGTCATGCGCACCAAGCAGGAGATCATTGCCGTCCAGGACGCGACGATCAGCGCTTTTTGCGCGCTGGCCGAAGCGCGCGACAACGAGACCGGCAACCACATCCGGCGCACGCAGAACTATGTCGGTGCGCTGGCGCGGCAACTGCAGCACCATCCTCGCTTCCGGCACGAACTCGATGACGAAGCCATCATGCTGCTCTTCAAGTCGGCGCCGCTCCACGATATCGGCAAGGTCGCGATCCCCGAGTCCATCCTCAACAAGCCCGGCAAGCTGACCGACGAGGAGTGGGTAGTCATGAGGCGGCATCCGGAATACGGCCGCGACGCGATCGATCGCGCGGCAGAGGAGTTTGGCGATGCCGAAACGTCCTTCCTGCGCTATGCGCGCGAGATTGCCTACTGTCATCACGAGCGCTGGGACGGCACCGGCTATCCGCAGGGGCTCGCGGGCGAGGCGATCCCGCTGTCAGCTCGCCTGATGGCCGTTGCCGATGTCTATGACGCCTTGATTTCGAAGCGGGTCTACAAGCCCGAGTATTCACATGAAAATGCACTGAGCATCATCGTCGAAGGGCGCGGTACGCATTTCGACCCGGCGGTGGTCGACGCGCTTCTGGAAATCAGGCTGGAGTTCCGGGCCATCGCCCGGAAGTTCCGCGACTAG
- a CDS encoding spore coat U domain-containing protein, producing the protein MRKPIRTLSGILALALSLTNAHAASTSTSFQVTATVGTACTVSAANLDYGTYNPLALLPTSVTTTVTVQCTLLAAYTVGLSAGSGSGATVAVRKMTKGGDTLAYSLYQDAAHLLVWGDSIGTDTIAGVGTGLAVPHVVYGQIPALQNVNAGSYSDTIVVSVNY; encoded by the coding sequence ATGCGAAAGCCCATACGCACACTCAGCGGCATCCTCGCCCTGGCGCTGTCCCTGACGAACGCCCATGCGGCGAGCACCTCGACGAGCTTCCAGGTGACGGCGACGGTCGGCACCGCCTGTACCGTCTCGGCGGCCAATCTCGACTACGGCACCTACAACCCCCTGGCGCTGCTGCCGACCAGCGTGACGACGACCGTGACGGTGCAGTGCACGCTGCTCGCCGCTTACACCGTTGGCCTCAGTGCCGGCTCGGGCAGCGGCGCGACGGTCGCGGTGCGCAAGATGACCAAGGGCGGCGACACGCTCGCCTATTCGCTGTACCAGGATGCGGCCCACCTGCTGGTGTGGGGCGACTCGATCGGCACGGACACGATCGCGGGCGTCGGCACCGGGCTCGCCGTGCCGCACGTCGTCTACGGCCAGATTCCCGCGCTGCAGAACGTCAACGCCGGGTCTTACTCGGACACCATCGTCGTCTCGGTCAACTATTGA
- a CDS encoding response regulator, which translates to MSKTIMVVDDSASLRQVVKLALTGAGYSVIEACDGRDALSKADGQRIHLVISDVNMPNMDGITFVRQLKTHPAYKFTPVIMLTTESGEDRKSAGQAAGAKAWVTKPFLPAQMLSAVSKLIS; encoded by the coding sequence ATGAGCAAAACGATAATGGTCGTCGATGACTCCGCCTCGCTGCGCCAGGTGGTCAAGCTCGCGCTCACGGGTGCCGGCTACTCCGTGATTGAGGCCTGCGACGGCCGCGATGCGCTGAGCAAGGCGGACGGACAGCGCATCCATCTCGTCATTTCGGACGTGAATATGCCTAATATGGATGGCATCACCTTCGTGCGTCAGCTGAAGACCCATCCGGCCTACAAGTTCACGCCGGTGATCATGCTGACGACCGAATCCGGCGAAGACCGCAAGTCCGCCGGGCAGGCTGCCGGCGCCAAGGCGTGGGTGACCAAGCCTTTCCTGCCGGCGCAGATGCTTTCGGCCGTCTCGAAACTGATTTCCTGA
- a CDS encoding molecular chaperone, which produces MPFVRAVVRAAVRFGVFSALLAAVLPAVAGSLGVNPIRVALSAARPTAAITLNNTGSAAIVVQMQVAKWTAVSGEDRYDPSADVIVTPPIVSIVPGGSQIVRVGLSADPDPARELAYRLFIEEVPPPPTADYQGLQVALRIGLPLFVEPLQAARPKFQWSAVRSGSDEVSLSLNNIGTAHAQVLSVKLSASGESEPLATHTAAGYFLPGQSRELSLKLAKPWQGRQMRVSAATDQGVTEADLDLQVP; this is translated from the coding sequence ATGCCCTTCGTCCGCGCCGTGGTCCGCGCTGCTGTCCGCTTCGGTGTTTTCTCTGCGCTGCTCGCCGCTGTCCTGCCTGCCGTCGCCGGCAGCCTAGGCGTCAATCCGATCCGGGTCGCGCTCTCCGCGGCCCGGCCGACCGCCGCGATCACGCTGAACAACACCGGGAGCGCTGCGATCGTCGTACAGATGCAGGTCGCGAAGTGGACCGCGGTCTCGGGCGAGGACCGATACGACCCGAGCGCGGACGTCATCGTCACGCCGCCCATCGTCAGCATCGTGCCGGGCGGATCGCAGATCGTCAGGGTGGGCCTGAGCGCCGATCCCGATCCGGCGCGCGAGCTGGCCTACCGCCTCTTCATCGAGGAAGTCCCGCCGCCGCCGACTGCGGACTACCAGGGACTGCAGGTCGCCCTGCGGATCGGCCTGCCGCTCTTCGTCGAGCCGCTGCAGGCGGCACGTCCCAAGTTCCAGTGGAGCGCCGTCCGCTCCGGCAGCGACGAAGTCTCCCTGAGCCTGAACAACATCGGGACCGCCCATGCACAGGTCCTGAGCGTGAAGCTGAGCGCGTCCGGCGAGAGCGAGCCGCTCGCGACGCATACCGCGGCGGGCTACTTCCTTCCGGGGCAATCCCGCGAGCTGAGCCTGAAGCTCGCCAAGCCGTGGCAGGGCCGTCAAATGCGCGTCTCTGCGGCCACGGATCAGGGTGTGACCGAGGCGGATCTTGACTTGCAGGTCCCATAG
- a CDS encoding methyl-accepting chemotaxis protein — MTTPSRLVWAGCVLPGAVGAVALPFVGNASASSLLLGGGVAVATLIAAVLLDGELRSLRASRADEDRRLADEQAQSRQLGDYVRSVADAGGEILPRWSTHIDIAAQQVETGITDLTQQFTVILGQIQSALDASRQAQEGLGAGTGLVDVIATSQSDLGVLLGEMKAGLDAKQPLLDQIRDLSSVIGELRKMAADVAGIASQTNLLALNAAIEAARAGEAGRGFAVVADEVRKLSTASGDIGRQIGARIESITASIVATSQAVAGLEEQDRILIDASRDKVAQVVERFDKSASGMQAATEELATSSDAVRQQVENVLVSLQFQDRVSQILAHSRQDIERLATCLSGAVQGTPQPIDIGAWIAEMERKYVTLEQRDMRTNGKAASSEVQFF; from the coding sequence ATGACGACCCCGTCGCGCTTGGTGTGGGCCGGATGCGTGCTGCCCGGAGCGGTGGGCGCCGTTGCGCTGCCGTTCGTCGGGAATGCCTCGGCGAGCTCGCTGCTGCTGGGTGGCGGCGTCGCTGTCGCGACCCTGATCGCCGCCGTCCTGCTTGATGGTGAGCTACGGTCCCTGCGGGCGAGCCGCGCCGACGAGGATCGCAGGCTTGCCGACGAGCAGGCGCAGAGCCGGCAGCTCGGGGACTATGTGCGCAGCGTCGCAGACGCCGGCGGCGAGATTCTGCCGCGCTGGTCGACGCATATCGACATCGCCGCGCAGCAGGTCGAGACCGGCATCACCGACCTGACGCAGCAGTTCACCGTGATCCTGGGCCAGATCCAGTCGGCGCTCGACGCCTCGCGCCAGGCGCAGGAAGGCTTGGGCGCCGGGACCGGCCTAGTCGACGTGATCGCCACGAGCCAGTCCGACCTCGGCGTCCTGCTCGGCGAGATGAAGGCCGGCCTCGATGCGAAGCAGCCCTTGCTCGACCAAATCCGCGACCTGTCTTCCGTCATCGGCGAATTGCGCAAGATGGCGGCGGACGTCGCGGGGATCGCGAGCCAGACCAACCTGCTCGCACTCAACGCGGCCATCGAGGCGGCGCGCGCGGGCGAGGCCGGACGGGGATTCGCCGTCGTCGCCGACGAAGTGCGCAAGCTCTCCACCGCGTCCGGCGACATCGGGCGGCAGATCGGCGCCAGGATCGAGAGCATCACCGCCTCCATCGTCGCGACCTCGCAGGCCGTCGCCGGGCTCGAGGAGCAGGACCGGATCCTGATCGACGCGTCGCGCGACAAGGTCGCGCAGGTCGTCGAGCGCTTCGACAAATCGGCGTCGGGGATGCAGGCGGCGACCGAGGAACTGGCGACGAGCAGCGACGCCGTGCGGCAGCAGGTCGAGAACGTGCTCGTCAGCCTGCAGTTCCAGGACCGCGTGTCGCAGATCCTCGCCCATTCGCGGCAGGACATTGAAAGACTCGCCACCTGCCTGTCCGGTGCCGTGCAGGGCACGCCGCAGCCGATCGACATCGGCGCGTGGATCGCAGAAATGGAGCGCAAGTACGTGACGCTGGAGCAGCGGGACATGCGCACCAACGGCAAGGCCGCTTCGTCCGAAGTCCAATTCTTCTGA
- a CDS encoding response regulator transcription factor, translating into MEKNDKRCVVYAVDDQPSMLRMLAELLDSVGIRAVTFTSAEEFFDSYVPGPCECLVSDMRMPGMGGLEFQRELKERGHVLPVIFISGFAEVGSAVEAMRQGAFDYLEKPFSHNDFLEKVQRALDKSRTIYEEARKAKTNEARLSLLTPTETRILKLLTTGKSSKEIADVMGISPRTVDNHRGRVMEKLHVHSAIELVLLFTQARSP; encoded by the coding sequence ATGGAAAAGAACGACAAGCGTTGCGTGGTGTATGCGGTCGACGACCAGCCGTCGATGCTGAGGATGCTGGCGGAACTGCTCGACAGCGTCGGCATCCGCGCGGTGACCTTCACCTCGGCCGAGGAGTTTTTCGACTCCTACGTGCCCGGCCCCTGCGAATGCCTGGTGTCGGACATGCGCATGCCGGGCATGGGCGGGCTTGAGTTCCAGCGCGAGCTCAAGGAGCGGGGTCACGTGCTGCCGGTGATCTTCATCTCGGGCTTCGCCGAAGTCGGCTCGGCGGTCGAAGCGATGCGCCAGGGCGCCTTCGACTACCTCGAGAAGCCGTTCTCGCACAACGACTTCCTCGAGAAGGTGCAGCGGGCGCTCGACAAGAGCCGGACGATCTACGAGGAAGCGCGCAAGGCGAAGACCAACGAGGCGCGCTTGTCGCTGCTGACGCCGACCGAGACACGCATCCTCAAGCTGCTGACCACCGGCAAGTCGAGCAAGGAGATCGCCGATGTGATGGGGATCAGCCCGCGCACGGTAGACAACCATCGTGGTCGCGTCATGGAGAAGCTTCACGTGCATTCGGCGATCGAACTGGTGCTCCTGTTCACCCAGGCCCGCAGCCCCTGA
- a CDS encoding response regulator yields MAEQPASSEDRGEILLVDDSAASLRLLSLWLHEAGYAVRQAQSGELALRSIQARSPDLVLLDVRMPGMHGFEVCRRIKADPHSEDVPIIFLSAQDETMDRVEGLRVGAVDFIAKNFAREEVLARVRTHVTLARVKLALRQEQESLEARVRERTAEIERSRALLQHVVDAYPGSVYVKGTDNRYLHVNRAMAAEHGMQPGDMIGMDCGPEPDDDRILARETVRAEETRWSELHGGERIYETYSGPMLDQDGSVFGILRSRHDITERRLAERARQELEEQLWHAQKMEAIGQLASGIAHDFNNLLAVILGFAEFAETAVKAGRYEKLGGHVTEILQASRVGKDLVAQLLSFSRSETAEAAPIDVGPLVTEVVRLLRSTLGDDLPVRLRLDPLLPLVKIRPVHLHQILMNLGINIRDACRSRGNADIRVTLERLPALRRCASCHMDFDGEFVRLTVVDDGPGISPENLPRIFDPFFSTKDVGKGTGLGLSVIHGIVHSAGGHIQVESHLGRGTRFDIYLPGCGVRSEHAAAGDELPVRRRLSGRVLVVDDEKSIAALEKGLFESAGCEVVATTDPDAALEMVRADPARFDLALIDQVMPGLSGVELAQELLSRRPDLPIVMCSGSDVPPDAAAGIRRVLVKPVSGNELLRIVGELLPEVAH; encoded by the coding sequence ATGGCTGAACAACCTGCGAGCAGCGAGGACCGCGGCGAGATCCTGCTGGTGGATGATTCGGCCGCCTCCCTGAGACTGCTGTCGCTGTGGCTGCACGAGGCCGGCTATGCGGTGCGGCAGGCGCAGAGCGGCGAACTCGCGCTGCGCTCGATCCAGGCCCGCAGCCCCGACCTCGTGCTGCTCGACGTGCGGATGCCGGGCATGCACGGCTTCGAGGTGTGCCGGCGCATCAAGGCCGACCCGCACAGCGAGGACGTTCCCATCATCTTCCTGTCCGCGCAGGACGAAACGATGGATCGCGTGGAGGGGCTGCGCGTCGGCGCGGTCGATTTCATCGCGAAGAACTTCGCGCGCGAGGAGGTGCTCGCGCGCGTGCGGACCCACGTGACCCTCGCGCGCGTCAAGCTGGCGCTGCGTCAGGAGCAGGAGAGCCTCGAGGCGCGGGTGCGCGAGCGCACGGCCGAGATCGAGCGCAGCCGCGCGCTGCTGCAGCACGTGGTCGATGCCTATCCCGGCTCGGTGTACGTGAAGGGCACCGACAACCGCTACCTGCACGTCAATCGCGCGATGGCCGCGGAGCACGGCATGCAGCCCGGCGACATGATCGGCATGGATTGCGGCCCGGAGCCGGACGACGATCGGATCCTCGCCCGCGAGACCGTCCGCGCCGAGGAGACGCGGTGGTCCGAGTTGCACGGCGGCGAGCGGATCTACGAGACCTACTCGGGGCCGATGCTGGACCAGGACGGCAGCGTCTTCGGCATCCTGCGCTCGCGGCACGACATCACCGAGCGGCGTCTGGCCGAGCGCGCGCGGCAGGAGCTCGAGGAGCAGCTGTGGCATGCCCAGAAGATGGAGGCCATCGGGCAGCTCGCGAGCGGCATCGCGCATGATTTCAACAACCTGCTGGCGGTGATCCTCGGCTTTGCGGAATTCGCCGAGACGGCGGTCAAGGCCGGGCGCTATGAGAAGCTGGGCGGCCACGTCACCGAGATCCTGCAGGCGAGCCGCGTCGGCAAGGACCTGGTCGCGCAGTTGCTGAGCTTCAGCCGCAGCGAGACGGCCGAGGCCGCGCCGATCGATGTCGGACCGTTGGTGACCGAAGTCGTCCGCCTGCTGCGCTCCACGCTCGGCGACGACCTGCCGGTGCGCCTGCGCCTCGACCCGTTGCTGCCGCTGGTGAAGATACGCCCGGTGCATCTGCACCAGATCCTGATGAACCTCGGCATCAACATCCGCGACGCCTGCCGCTCGCGCGGCAACGCCGATATCCGCGTGACGCTCGAGCGCCTGCCCGCGCTGCGGCGCTGCGCGTCGTGCCACATGGACTTCGACGGCGAGTTCGTGCGCTTGACGGTGGTCGACGACGGGCCCGGCATTTCGCCGGAGAACCTGCCGCGCATCTTCGACCCCTTCTTCTCGACGAAGGACGTCGGCAAGGGGACGGGACTCGGACTCTCCGTGATCCACGGCATCGTGCATTCGGCGGGGGGGCACATCCAGGTCGAGTCGCATCTCGGCCGCGGCACGCGCTTCGACATCTACCTGCCGGGCTGCGGCGTGCGCAGCGAGCATGCCGCGGCGGGCGACGAGCTTCCGGTGCGCCGCCGCCTGTCGGGGCGTGTTCTGGTCGTCGATGACGAGAAGAGCATCGCCGCACTCGAAAAGGGCCTGTTCGAGTCGGCTGGCTGTGAGGTCGTCGCGACGACGGACCCTGATGCTGCGCTCGAAATGGTCCGGGCCGACCCGGCGCGCTTCGACCTCGCGCTGATCGACCAGGTCATGCCCGGCCTATCCGGCGTCGAACTCGCACAGGAACTCCTTTCGCGGCGCCCTGACCTTCCGATTGTCATGTGTTCGGGCAGCGACGTTCCGCCCGACGCCGCGGCCGGCATCCGCCGCGTGCTGGTGAAGCCCGTGTCGGGGAATGAGTTGTTGCGCATCGTCGGCGAGCTGTTGCCGGAGGTCGCGCACTGA